The following DNA comes from Miscanthus floridulus cultivar M001 chromosome 5, ASM1932011v1, whole genome shotgun sequence.
aacaattcagcaagaacagtgtttttcagccagttttttacaacaaatcagccaatagtacttttagcctgccgtattttttcagccaacgaacagtattttctccacaataaatcagtcgacagtactttcagccatgacttatcagcccagCGAACAGAGGAGATAAAGATTTCACGAATTCCTGTGCACGCAAGGCTGTTCCTGTTTACATAATATATAAACAGTTCACTAGTCTAACGTTAATTTATTATCAACTGAGCCTCCCTaacctgtttggcatggctcgaTATATAGGACCCGTTTGGAGGAGCTGCTAGAGGCTCCGGCTCCGGGACTGTTCATGCATGCACTGTACCACGAAGCCTGCTACAGTACCTCGAGATGAGGAGCAAGGAACAGCGCCAAACGGGTCCATAGTGTGCAGAAAAGAACACCATCAGCTcagagagagaaaaacagctcCTTCCCACAGTGTGTGGAACCGATGAAGTAAAAAACAATAACATCATCAGCTCCTAATTCAATTTAATAAGAGAGATTTGCTAAGGTGTGAAGAAGCAGGCCAAAGCTGTCACCaaatcacatgattaagcagtACTTGTATAATTCAGGGACAAATTCAAGCAGCGGACCTCAGAATTTTCGAAGTCACGTGATTTTTCGAGGTCACGTGATTAAGCAGTACTTGTACAACTTGTTGCTTTGATGTCTTTTTTGACCAATTACAAGGCAGAACATTTTTCAAAACTCAGCACAAGAGAATGAAAACAAGAATGTTTCCAAGAGAACCTCTGAGGGCAGCAGCACAGATAACCAAAGGCCATAGGTACTAATAAAATATTTTCATAGGCTTAATAATATGTCATCGGTACAATTGTACAAAGGTGGAGTTAACTATGAAAATTTGTAGCAGTTTTAGATAAACAAATTTCCTCATACTCCAAATCTTGAAAGCTGTATAAACACCACCCATCCACAATGTTTTTGATAACACAAAACGagccattgaccattgaccactGTTGCCTTAGTTTGCCtgcctgttcttcttcttgacaCCAGAGTTGGCAACCTGGAGGCTGCGGTACACTGCGCTCAGCCTTGCAAGAGCTGGCTTGGTAAGATCAGGCCTGTAATAGTTGTCACCGACCTGTACAAACAAGTAAATAAAACCACAACAGTTAAACTGATGATGCCGACTTGCTCAAACAAGAACCACATTTCAGGTGAGACAGGCAGACAGCATGCCTCTCGTTTGGAAAGGGTTACAAGTGGTCAAAAGCAAGCATCAATTTTTTTCACAGAACTTCAACTTAGGGGTGCAAACAAATGCTTCCAACGAGCTCAGATGCCAAGCGTAACAAGTACATCACATTGAAGGTCAAACCTTTTATTGAATGATGAACCTTCTTATATGTTAAGGTACATCACAGCAACTGTAAATAGGAATCACAAGGGCAAGCACACAGTAAGTCAGCTGGCCCACGAACCAGTATATAGGTCATTTTAGGTGGATTGCCAGCCCTAACCAGAGATTATTCTCACGTGCTACTAACCATCCACAGTTTTTATAAACTAGCACATACTTGATCTCTTGTAAAAAACTGGTATTAGAACCAGAGCCTTTAAAACAGCTATAAATGTGAACCAAGAACAATAAGTTAACGGTATGACAAGACTGTCAAGAAGACTATGttataataaaaaaacaaactcTCTTCACATTCAGAAGCTAAGTGCAGACAGGTTAATGTACCTTAAAGATTAAGGCTCATCACAGCAATTTTATAACTAGTAAACTACAgatttttataaaataaaatcATCTATATTTGAGGGGTACAAACTACAAAGTTCTAACCAGATGATCTTCAACTAGAACTACATCAGAGGACACAAATTACATAAAAGATTGAACATGGGATGGGGTTGTTCTATACCTGGTTCTTGACAGCCTTGGCCATCTTGCGGAACTCCTTGCGCATGACAGACTTGTGGTGGAGGCTGGCGGGCTTGTTCTGCTTCTTTGTTTTGGTTGTTGAGAGGACCACCGCAACTTCCTTGCCACTGGCTGGCTGCACTGTCATGGTCTTCTTGTTGGCAAGGCCTGAAAAGTAACCAATCAGTGCCACCGATGGCATAAAAAAGTCAAATCAACAGGCTGGTAAACAAACATTAACCAGAGTGCTTGTAGGAGTGAACATTGTAGAGATTGTTGGGCTCCTTGCTGAACTGAACCTTGGCATTGCCGTTGCCAAACTGTTTGATCAGGAAGGAGTTATTCTTCCTCACGATCTCCCAGACCAGGGAATCTGGAACCGTCGCCATTTATGCTTACCTAAACCAGGAATCCAACACACAAAATGATACATCGGCTAAACAGGGAAAACTAACTGATAAACATCGGAATCATTATCTCACTAACAATTTCAGTACAGCATAGATCTATCAGACTAAAGAAAGATCAGAACATAGAATGAAACAACATAATAATCCAGAAGATGTCTGTTCCACAAATTAACTTCTACAGAATTATATATTTAGTTGACCAATCTAGTGGCCTGAAAACTGTATGCAGTAGTAATTCTACGAGTAACAAATGCTATGATCAACAAACCCCACAATTTATAGCACTGAGGCGAATAAGGCACAGGTAACAAATGAAACTGGGGGCAAATCGAGCACTAGTGGAGTTCAAAGTTAGGCCTTCCAACATTTCAGGCGATGAAATAGGAGATGTGAAGTTCAAATACGTCGATTTACGCGCACTAAAGAAGTCAGACTATATTAGTAATTAACAGAGACCAGTTCATGTAAGAAAGTTGACGCGAGAAGGGAAGATTTCTTCTCACCGTAGGTTGGAGCGACACAACACCGTAGATGGCAGTGACACACCGCTAATTTTGCTTCTTTCCGGCGCTCGGGTGCTGGTGGAAGGTGATATCGATGCGGCGGCGCGAGCTTTAGAAGCTCACTTTATATAGTGTGTAGCGGTGCTCATAAACCCTAGGCCGGATAGTGGGCCGAGTTGCTTTGTTTTGGTGGACCTCTCCAGCTTGATCTGCGCCTCTGAGaagaccttttttttttctttcttttttgcgcCCCCTCCCTCGACTATTTCCTTTCGTTCATATTTTCTTTAGATTATTTTGTGTGAATTTGAGTTACTCGTTATTATTTTGATGTCACTGACAtttgttttaatttttctttaGATTGATTTGTGTGAATTTGCGTTGTATGACGGTTAGATCTCCAGAGGACGCAAATCATCCGGTACTGCTTCCTGTGTTGCCAAATTGCTTACCGATCACAATTACTCACCACTTGCATTAAGTTCACAAGAAGGCCAACATCAGGACAACTGAAATTTTAAGCCACATTTTAGTCCCAAACTCCCAAGGAAAATTCATAAAAAATATAGCCCTTAATGCAAAGATTGTGCCACCTCGCTTCACATGAATAGGCTACAGACGAGGCTGCACATGAATAGACTGCAGACGAGGCGAGGCTGCAGAAAGCATGGAACAATCTCTCACAAAAATCATGCATAGCATGAGTGTACCAGATCCAGTTACAATGGGATGAAAATGAAAGAACCCCGGAAGTTCTATACATACGGCACATGCCATGCTTATTAACAATCACTAGCAGGAAATTTAAGTCTTTACAATATGATTCTATTGAATATATGAGGGTACAGGAGAACAAAAGAATTGCAGGCTCAAACTAGCACAGCACCATGGTATCCAGAAAACATTCTGTGTTGCTATACTGTACAGATCTCAACTCAACCACTATAAAACGTATCATTGTCAATCGTATGTATGACTTAATTCAACTGAAACTCCAAGCTCTGTATATGTCGTGTAAACCTAAGGCCGGTTTGTTCGAAGAGACCTAAAATGTGCGGCAAAAGAATCATAGTCTGTTGGAAGCTTGGGATGAACATGTGCAGGGGGTGTTTTCGGGGTGCTCTCTTTTGGAGTTCCAGCTGAGGTTTCTGTGTCCCCCTCATTTCCTCGAACAAAGTTTCTTCTCATTTCAGCTTCTTGGGGCTTCCCTCTAGCCATCGGAGAGTCAATCTGCTCAGCTTTAGGCGAAGACCGCTGTACTGCAACCCTGGGGTACACACTTGCATCCCTCCTTTCAGTCCTTTGTTCAGTACTTGAGCTGTTGAATCCTTGATGGCCTCGTGTCTTACTTGGCATGCTCTCAGTTTCATCATCATATTGAGCTCCAGTTTGGATACGACTATCACTCTTTGTGTCTGATGTTACCTCCCGTGTCCTGCGTGATTGTATCAGCACTCCAGACCGCTTAGACTGAGGAGTCTGTTGTTGCTCTAGTTCTTCTTCGCTGTCATCTGAATCAAAGTAATTTCTAGCCATTGTTGATCTCACTCCTCGGCGTGCTCCAATACCTGGCTTTTCATGATAAAGCACTTGACTAAAATTCTCAAGTTCAGAACTCTTAGTTGTTGGAAGACTTATATTACTAGGTAGCTCAGATAGCTTCTCAGCGTCATCTAAACCAGAGGAATTTCTTGCTATGGTTGATCTTGCTTCCCAGTGTGTTCCAACACTTTGATTTCTTTCGTGAAGTTCACTGTCGTAGTTTTTACCTGAATTAGTCCTGGCTGAAAACGAGCTTTTGGGGCTACTTCTATTCTGTTTGAATGTAGTATTCTCTTCAgaatcaactgactcttcagTGCTGGAAGAAACCTTAGGCAAGGACTGCCTAGGCAGAATGCTCTCCCTGGAAACTTTGGTGTATGGTGGGGCTTGCCTGGGTTTGTTTCTTAGTCCAGGCGTTAACCTACCAAAGTTAAGGCCGTTGTCACCTTCCTTATCATCAGAAGTTGCTGAAGTACGTATGGCAAAAGGCAATGACTGCTGCTCATTTGCTCCGGCTGAGGATGAACCTTTGAATTTATCTAAATCTGTCTCTTCTTCCAAAAGATCAGAATCTCTGCTTTGCACACGGTTCAAATTCCTCACTGCCTGTGCTCCTGAATAATCATATATGGGTGAACCATCAGGTCCACCACCTTTGTTCAGGCCAGACAAAACAGATCCTCCTGAATGCGTGGCTATGGCTATTTCCTCATCAGAGTTACCACCATCTGAATCAAAAGCAGGACGCAAGTTATCATAAGAATGAGGTAAAGGAATATCACTTCTGTTTGTTCCTAAATTATCAGATAGTTGTGTTTCTGTTCTGGAAATTAGGGCCGATGTTTTCTGGTTGTATGGAGATTCACTTCTGTGCTGTTCACTCCAATCTGCAGTTGAGAATCCCATATGATCTCTGGGACCAGGTAGTTGTTCAGTATGCTTTGAGGAGAATGTGTCCAACAAATTCTCTTCTTCAACATCAGAATTATATTGATCAAAAACAACGGGTGAAGAATTGCCTTGAGCTTTGTCATTCTGCTTGTCCCAAACAGTGGTGCTGCTGCCATGGGCAAATGTATCATGTGAAGAATTAAAGTTACCATAGTAGTCATCTGTGCTCTCTTGATCAGAGCTAGATCTCCTGATCTCCACATTCTTGAAATTGCGCCCAACAGGTCTAGTATCTTGCAAGTTTTCTCCAGGAAAATCAAACGGATGAACTTCAGATCTTCCAATGTCACTTTCTCTCTCATATAAATCATCAAAACGTGGGTCAGGTGAATGAGCACGAGGTGGTTCAGttggcatttcataaacatatggaTGGCTTTCTGGACTGTAGGAGTGGAACTGTTGATATGGGGCCTTATCTGTTGATATATTCTGACTATCAACACGGGTTGTTTCTGTTCCTCCAAAATTGTTTCTTGAGTTACTTGGCATCACCCTTGGATCATTAACACCTGAACTCTGGTCATGGAAACTCTTCTCATCCTTCACTATATGTTCAGCTTGTTGCTTTTGCTTCCTCAGTGTGTTTTCGCTACTGTATGCGGCTGAATCATATGCTCCAGTGCCTTTATCTCCATAATAGTTTCCACGACTAGCAAGTTCAGCAGCAGCTCTAGCAGCAATGCTAGCCATCTCTGCAGACTCTGCTGCTGCCTGTGCAGCAGATGTTGCATCCTTGAATTCCACATTCCAATTGGTACCAGTCACCG
Coding sequences within:
- the LOC136450365 gene encoding large ribosomal subunit protein eL28z-like; amino-acid sequence: MATVPDSLVWEIVRKNNSFLIKQFGNGNAKVQFSKEPNNLYNVHSYKHSGLANKKTMTVQPASGKEVAVVLSTTKTKKQNKPASLHHKSVMRKEFRKMAKAVKNQVGDNYYRPDLTKPALARLSAVYRSLQVANSGVKKKNRQAN
- the LOC136450364 gene encoding uncharacterized protein; this translates as MHKSKGKLSGVLHKGFKPDKCKTSLRMVVARIKLLRNRKEVQVRQMRRDVAQLLEANQDMTARIRVEHVIREEKFMQAYDLIEVYCELIVARLSIIDSQKTCPIDLKEAVASVIFASMRCSDVTELADVRKHFKSKYGKEFEAAALEVRPDSGVNRLVIEKLSAGAPDIQTKIKTLSSIAEEHNIKWEPKAFEEKLQQPNENPLYGSATYSGGNISTMGSSTSNMSTPQPTYSGVTATAVDSATSHVPVGPSPAHVPANRTAYGSASSNTFPKENIHNSSSASVPPISQHGPSAYSSAQTPGSDNISHGNPGGPPYPQYSATVPDTASRNEEINQHRERKPSVTGTNWNVEFKDATSAAQAAAESAEMASIAARAAAELASRGNYYGDKGTGAYDSAAYSSENTLRKQKQQAEHIVKDEKSFHDQSSGVNDPRVMPSNSRNNFGGTETTRVDSQNISTDKAPYQQFHSYSPESHPYVYEMPTEPPRAHSPDPRFDDLYERESDIGRSEVHPFDFPGENLQDTRPVGRNFKNVEIRRSSSDQESTDDYYGNFNSSHDTFAHGSSTTVWDKQNDKAQGNSSPVVFDQYNSDVEEENLLDTFSSKHTEQLPGPRDHMGFSTADWSEQHRSESPYNQKTSALISRTETQLSDNLGTNRSDIPLPHSYDNLRPAFDSDGGNSDEEIAIATHSGGSVLSGLNKGGGPDGSPIYDYSGAQAVRNLNRVQSRDSDLLEEETDLDKFKGSSSAGANEQQSLPFAIRTSATSDDKEGDNGLNFGRLTPGLRNKPRQAPPYTKVSRESILPRQSLPKVSSSTEESVDSEENTTFKQNRSSPKSSFSARTNSGKNYDSELHERNQSVGTHWEARSTIARNSSGLDDAEKLSELPSNISLPTTKSSELENFSQVLYHEKPGIGARRGVRSTMARNYFDSDDSEEELEQQQTPQSKRSGVLIQSRRTREVTSDTKSDSRIQTGAQYDDETESMPSKTRGHQGFNSSSTEQRTERRDASVYPRVAVQRSSPKAEQIDSPMARGKPQEAEMRRNFVRGNEGDTETSAGTPKESTPKTPPAHVHPKLPTDYDSFAAHFRSLRTNRP